Within the Candidatus Latescibacterota bacterium genome, the region GATAAGCCAGAGGCCGAGATAGACACACAGGGCGTACTTGATAAACTGGCGGCGGAGCGGCAGCGGATACGGGGGGTTGAAAGCAGCAACGATCAGCGTAAGATTCTGAGCAACAAGATTCTTGAGGCCGAAGTTGATAGGGACAATAATGCCCGCCAGATAAAGCAGTACGAAGACACTATAGCCTCCCTCAGGGAAGACGATAAGAATTTGCAGGAGGCGATAAGCGAGAGAAACAAGGCTATAGCCGATATCGATGATGGGTTGAAGGGCGAGGCACCAAGCGAAGTTGCAGCGCTTGAACAATCCCTGGTTGACGCACAGGCCCACAACGGTCGGGTGGCCGCTGAAAACGCATACTGGACGCTCATAGCCGATGCGAAGTCCGAGAAAGAAACGTCTGCGGCCTACACCCGCAAGCTGGAACAGATCGAGGTAGCAAAGCGGGATATCCTGTGCGAGAACCTCCCGTTCAAGGAGATCACCATTACCGGCGATACCATTCTAATCGAGGGTAAGCCGTTTGATGACCTGTGCGGCATGGAAAAGATGTTTGCCAGCATGGAAATAGCCCTGCGGATGAATCCAAGCCTACGGGTGATCAGGATTGCCGATGGCGCTGAACTGGATAAGAAAAGCTGGAAGAAGATCGAGAGCTTTGCCGTCAAGAATAACCTTCAGGTATGGACTGCCGTTGTGTCCGATGACCGACACAGTGGTAGTTTCTACATAGAGGAAGGAGTGTTATCGGCAAAAGAAGAGCAAGGGTAGCGTGGAGTGATGACAAGTATGGCAAAGGCACGGTAGCGTAGGGTTCGGTTCGGTAGAGTAAGGTAAAGGTATGGTGGAGTGAAGCATGGTGGAGTTATGGTGCTGGCCGTCCCATCAATAAAGGTGGCTGACTTGAGTAAAAAGTCCAAGGGCACATACCGGGCGTGTAGCGGTAAAGGCGTAGAGTTTTTTGACAAAGAGTGGTGGGCTGATGCCGCCGCGATATTGAGTAGGAAGCTCCCGAAGTCGGTAGTAGTTCGTGGTGAAGAGGTAAGGCAGAACATAGGAGGGGGAAGGGTAAAAAGGCTGGTTGTAAAGGAGTGGATTATCAACAAGGCCTTTCTGGGCAATCGGGTAGACGATTACAGGAAATGGAACGTGATGAAGTATATCGGTGACAAGGGCGTATGCCTTCTGTACTGCCTGTACCACCAGAAAATGACACTACAGGCGCTGGATATCATTGAGGAGGCCGAACCTCATATCCTGCACATACCTGGGGAATGATTCTAAACATGCCGCCTGTAAGCCTCCAGGGGTCGCGCTTACCTACCTTGGCGGGGAACGGCGTGAAGCCCTTGGAGCAGGGCGGGCTTAACTTAAGGAGAATTGACATGCCTAGAGTCCATTTTGTAGCAAAGGCACGCAAGGATAACGAAGTATGTAAAAAGGGCGAAAGTTACTACTGGTGGAAGCACAAGACCGGCCCGCGTAGCAGCATAAAACGCATGAGTAAAGCCAGACCAAGGGGCAGTGAGCTTACCCTGTCCGACAAGATTGGCCGCATGAGGGCCGCTGGCGAGGCCATAGAAGACTCGTTTGGTAATCTGGATACTGGTGATGTTGATAGCGCGGAAAGCGTCATCAGCGCCCTTGAGGAAGCTGAGAGTGAGGTGCGTGAGGTGGCCGATGAGTACCGGGAGTCGGCTGAGAACATGGAAGAGGGCTTTGGCCACTCCACCTCCCAGAGCGAGGCCATCGAAGAGCAGGCCGATGAGGCCGAGAGCTACGCCGATGAGATCGGGAACCTCAAGGATAGCATCGAGAATGTTGAGATACCCGACAGGGATGATTTCGAGACGGATGCCAAGGAAGAGATCGAAAGGCAGGTCAATGCCAACGAGCTTGAGGAAGCCGAGAGCGACAGCGCAGTAGCGCAGGTTATGGACGAAAAATACGATGAGGCCGTGAGTGGTTACATAGATGAGATAGGCGGGTACCAAGGCGAAGCACCGTGCCCCGTATAACCAAGCCGGAGGACAAATAGATGTCAAAACTGGCCAGTGAAATGTTTACCAAAGAGCAGGACGCGGCACGGCTGGTGGTGCTGAAAGAGGTCATGGATACACAGGCCAGAAACATGGCTTCTCTGCACCAGCAGGAGCTGAAAGCCTATTGGGAGAAGGCCGCTGACCTTGTCTATCTCGACGGCGAGATCAACCTGCGGCTACGCAAGCTCATCTTTGAGGCGGTAAGCCGGCACTACAGCCCAAATATGCTGGACGCGCTTGGCGGCGACAAGTACTCCGAGGATGAAAAAAACGAGATGAAGAAGGATGTAATCAGGGCCACTATTCTAATGGCCGAACTCATTTCAGTCACTTTCTCCGCACCCAATATGCTGACCGAACCGGAGAACAACTTACTCGATGCCCTGATAGACGCGCGGTTCTCGCACGCTCTCTCAAGGTGAGGAAGGATAGGATATGATGGACGAGATTACCTATATTTTTACTGTCTATGCCGCGCTTGCTATCCTCTCCTGCGCGGGGATAGCGGCTTACCTCATGTCCCGCCAGGCAAAGCGCCACCGGAAGCATGTTGGCCGCGTTAGAGCGGAAGAGATCAAGAATACAATCCACTGCTATCAGAGGTTTTGGGGCAGCGTGCGCGAAAACCGTGAGCGTATCGCGGCCATCCGCTGCGAAGAGGTGTTCCCCCTCCTGCGCATCCGCACATCCCTTGTCCACCAGCTTAAGCATTCCGCTGAGGAACGGCACCGGCTTATCGGTGAGGTGCAGCGCTACAGGAACATGGCTGGCGTGGCCGGTGATGCGTATGGCCTAATGATAAACGAATGCCGTCTGGGCCTGAGCAGCAGCAAGAGCACCATGAGGTGCCTGCGCGACATTCAGGAGATAATCCACAACGCCAGCGCAATGCTGGCAGCACAGGAGGTAGTCAGTGACGAGGGCGCAAAACAAGCAGCTATCAAGGTTGAGAAAAAAAGGGTGGGAAGTAGTCGCAAAGCCAAAGGGAGAAGAGGAGCCGGTACTGCTAAGAAGGGCTGAAATTGATTTCAGCGGCTATTTCTACAAACAGATATTGCCAAACGGCACTGTGGAAAACATCAGTAAACCGTGAGGATGTGATGCGAGCAATACAAGGAAAATATACGGAAGCTGTTATCTATACAGGGGCGAGTGCTGTCTCGTACTGCGGCCAAGGCCATGCTGTCTATGAAAAACTTCACCTCGTCAATGGAGGGCATCTATAGTCAATCGGTGGTCGAGAGCACGATAGATGAGGCTCCTATGGCCTACAAGGATGCGTCCCTGATAGAGTCAACCATCGGCCCGGCTGCGGAGATTGTTGACCGTCTTGTTCCGCTTCATAACCTGAAAGCCTGTTAGGGGGTAGATGGATGGTTCTCGAAATAATAAACCCGTCCGATAGCTACACGATGGAAACGGACGATAAGGCGGCGGCTTGCGCTGCGGTCTCTCTTCTTGGCTCAGGCCAATACGGCCTGAAAGACTTGGCAAACGGGGAAGATATTCTTCCAGTGCTAATTTTCTGCCAGGACGAAGACCATTTCAATGAGATATTCAAGAAATACGCCGGAATGGGCCTGAATGAAGTAATGGAAACAAGGCGGGAGCAGGTCGCGGAGGCTCTTGAGAGCGTTCTTATCGGCGACAGGGCCGCATATGAAGATGCCATTAAAGGCATAACAGATGATACCGAGAGGGCTGCGTTCGCCGAAAAATGGCATGCCGAGAAACGCACATCACTGAATGACATTGGCGGCAGAGCAAAAGATATAGCGGCTGCCCTGCGAAGAAGCTCAGAAACACCCTAACCATTGACTTTCGCCGGGCTATAAACTATTATTAATAACCGAAAGGAGCAACGATGCCGATAATAATGACACCAGAGCAGTTAGCCAAGCGCAGGACGCATATCTGCTCATCTGAGGTGGGCAAGATATTCAACGAAAGCCCATTCGGGAATGCCTGGGATGTCTGGTGCGAAAAGGTCTGGGAGTTGGAGGATTGGCCGAGTACGCCCATGCAAGAGGCGGGTAACTACCTGGAACCGGCAATCGCCGCTTGGGCCTGCGACCAGCTTGGTATTGAATGGGAACTTGACCAAGAGAAGTTAGAGGGCATCAAGGGCTTGCACATGAGCCACCCCGACGGCGAGGATAAGGCTAACCCAAAGGTTGGCGGGGAGTGGAAGCTTGTGACCATGACAGCCGGTTGGGGTAAGGCCCAAGATGAAATACCTGGCTTTGTCGCCCTACAGGTTGCCCATCAGATGTATGTAAAGGATTATGACAAGGTTCATGTCGTGGTGTTTAAGCGCACGATGGGAGAGCCTTTCAGCTTGTACGAGATCGGCAGAACTCCGGTGGTTGAAGAGATGATCAAGACGGTGGTGGAGCATACCGAATGGTGGTGGAATGAGTACGTACTGACCAAGAAAGAGCCGGAGAACACGCCACTGCCCTCACTTGATACCCTGAACAGAGTCATCCGACTGCCGCATCCTGATAATACAACGGTTATCCCGCTGTCGCTGGTGGAAGCGTGGGATGAAGCGCGTAGACAGCGCCTGGAAGCGGAAAAGTTTGAGAAGGAGCAGAAGAAGGCCATGCTGATGGCTCTTGGCGAGTACGAGGCGGCAAACCTTGATGATGGAAGCCTGATCTGGTTAAAGACGGAAGGTGCTGGCAGGCGAATCGATACGAAGAGATTCAAGAAAGAAGAGCCGGAGCTTTACATCAAATTCAGTAACGAATCCACCCGGCAGATACCGCGCTGGAAGAAAGGTTGAGGGGCTATGGACAATACAGCCGAAGAGCATTCAGCAGTGATCCAGGCTAAGATTGCCGACATGGCCGATACAATTGAGATATTGCAAGATAAAGACCTTATGCGTCAGATAAAGAGCAGCGAGAAAGACATCGCGCAAGGCCGCACCATTCCAGCCTCTGTAATTAAAGCCAAATATGGTTGAGGGGCTGAAACGAGAAAGCGTAAACACAACGGAAATTGCGAGGGGGTGGCGTGAAAGGCAAAGAGTTGTACCCCGAAGGTGCGTTCTTGGATGCCGCTGGTCAAAAGTATCGACCATCAAACGGTACCGATGGTGAAATGTTTCAAGCCATGTGGTGCGATAAGTGTAGGCTTGAACCTGATCAAGATCAACGGGAGTGGAAAAGGTACTCGGAGAAATGAAATGAAAAAGATACATGTCTATCGACCAGGAACCGGAAAGAGTTTCTGCGGGTTGGTTGTGGGCTTACATTCGGGGGTGAAGATCGTGCGAGATACTACTGCCGGGAAATTAATCGGCTGGCGCGGCAAGTACACGGTTGGGGATTTCTGTGCTAAGTGCGTGAAGGCAAGTGAAATAAAGGCGGAAGTATGAGAAAGCGCGGCCACAACGCTATTGGTTATTGCCACGAAACGCGGAATCCTATCGGCGGCTGTCTGCACGGCTGTTCCTATTGCTACGCCCACCGGATGAGCAAGCGGTTCCCAAATCTGTCAATGGAGCCGAAATTTTACCCGGAGCGGCTTGGAAAGATGGCCCGCGAACTCGCCACGACCGAGCCGAGCAGAATATTTGTCGGCAGTATGGGTGATATGTTCGGGGACTGGGTACCCCGGCATTGGATTTTGCATGTGCTTGCGGTGTGCTACATACTTGAACGGCATAGGTTTTTGTTTTTGACGAAGAATCCTGCACGGTATGGAGAATTTCGATTACCGGAAAACTGCTGGTGTGGAACCAGTATTGAGGGCGGCAAGGATGATGAAGTCGCGCGTCGCTTGGAAATGTTGGCAATCCACGCGCCGCGAGAAAGGTCTTTTATATCTCTGGAGCCGCTATTGACAGAACCGTCTTATTTGTTACGCAATCACCCCTACCGCTGGCTGATTATCGGCGGTCTAACGGGTAAGGGAGCGCGACCGGCTCCAGGCGGGTGGGTAAAAAATGCAATATACATGGCGAAAGTGCAGGATAGGCCCGTCTACATCAAATCCAACGCCGGGCATCCGGAAATAGTACAAGAATTCCCCGAAGGTTTATTGTTGTAATTAATAGGAGATGTTATGCCAGATGATAAAGACCACAAGGGCATCAGGGTATCAAGTCTTATGGATTTAGATTGGGCAAGGAGTCAAAAACTGCCTGTCTTTATTCCCGCTGACAAATCTTGGGCAGCCCCCAAACCGGCAGCGGTTTTGATTAATCAGGCGGGCCATGTTCTACTGCGCCTGTTCAGGGCCGGTATGTACGTCTACGTGAAATGACCAACGCACCTGAAAGGGGTGAATATTATGGTGGAGAACAAAGATAATACCTCAACGGAGATGACAACGCGGGATAAGTCATTCACAAGCCAGCTTGTTTCAACCGGTGGGACGCACATCGGCAAGCTCCTGCAAAAGCGTCATGATATTGAATACTTCATCGGGCAGGCGGTCATCAGCCTGATGGGCAGTGAAAAGGAAAAAGAATACAATATCGCACGCCAACATCCCCACCAGCTTCTTAAGGTAATAGGCCAGCAGGCCATACTTGGCCTTCAGAGCAGCCTGGGGCTGTGCCATATCGTTGCTTTCGGGCAAACCCTACAACTTATGGTAGACTACAAGGGATATCTGGAAGTGGCGCACCGTCACCCACAGATCAAGCAGATTATTGCGAAAGCCGTCTATGAGAAAGACGAGATCGATATAGATTCTGCGCGCAAGCCGCCGGTGGCCCACCGCATAAGCCTCGATGATGACCGTGGTAAGCTCCGTGGCGCATACGCTATGGTGGAGTATACAAACGGCGGTTTTGATTTCCGCTGGTGCCCTGAGTCTGAGATTCTCGATATACGCGACAAGTACTCTAAGGCGTGGAAAGCCAAAGGCAAGTCAAGTGTCTGGGGCCAGCGTCCGAGTGAGATGTACGTCAAGACAGCCGTTAACCTACTGTGGAAAATACTGCCGAAGACGGATGCAATGCACCAGCTTTACAAGTTTGACAACGCGGCCAGCGCCGAAATGCCGTCAGACCGGACACCCGAAGGCGAAACGACTGAAAACCTGTCAGAAAGAATGCGGGAGGAAAGCGCACGCCAGCGCGGCCAGACCACAGAAGAACCGTCCGCGCCAGCCAACATCGAAGACGCTCAGTTTGAGGAAACGGAGCCAGCGACAGAGCCGCCACCCGAAAAACCGGAGAAAGGCAAGAAGGGGACTACGAGCAGCAAGAAGGAAAAGCCAGCAACGAACCCGGCTGCGGGGAAAAAGAATACGTTTTCTGCCAAACACCACCAGCGCCTTGCCGATCTGATTGAATTCTTCGGCAACCCGAAGGTAGTGGATGCCCGACAAACTCTTGACATTATGAAATTTCACATTGGGGATCATACGCCAGAAGACGTAGAGCGTATCGCCCAACTGCTTGAAAACGGCTCAACTAATTAGCATCTGGCCGGGCGGCGTGGTGCCAATAGGCGTTATCTGACCCTGGCCAGATATTTTAACAATCTAACTACGAGGAAGAGATGGATACACAGGAGAAGAAACCCACTGCCGAAGAAGACGATGCGCTGGTCAGGGATTGGCGTAAGGCGCTTATTGATAGGGGCATGAAGCCTCTCGACTTCTGCAAGCTCTATCCCAATGAAATACCGTCAAAGAACGTGTTTACACAGGCCATCAACGGGCATACCAACTTGCAGGACAGGTTCAGGGATGCCATGACCGCCTTTGTGGGCGAGACAAGGGCTATGGTTGCCGATGAGCGCAGATAAGGGCGTTACTAATACACCGCCCTTCCTGCGTATGTTTCACGAATTCTGGCTGAATACTGATCTCCCAAAGCTTAATCATGGGCAGCGCGGCAGTTTGGTTTATCTGATGCTTGAAGCGTGGACGCACCACTGGCCAGAGTTCGACATACCGGAAGGCTCTGTAAACCATAAAGTATATGATGCCTTTGTGAAGTACGGTAAGCCTTACCTTGAACTGGAACGCGACTATTACCTTCGGGGAGAAAAATCAGGCACCGCCAGGGTAACGGTTGACGGGTGGTTTAAGGCCAATCCGGAACAGGATGAGCTATTCAAGCAGTTCCACAAAGCGTATCCTCGCAAGGATGGGGAGGTAGAACCAAGACGGGCATGGAAAGATGCGAAGATCAAGCCCGAATTCTTCTCCCAGCTAATGAAGGCCTTGGAAGCACAGATAAAATCAGGCCAGTTGCCAGCCGACAAAGAGCGGAAGCGGTTCTGCAAGCAGGAAAGCCGCTGGATAAGGGGTAAGCACTGGCAGGATGAAATCATTGAACGGAGTAACAATGGAGATAGAAAAGCTGGAAGCTCTCAACGGGGACTCCCTGCGGACGAAAATGCAGGATACATTGAAGGACAATCCGATTTTACAAAGCTTGATGTCTGAGCTTATAGACCTGTCGCCCGCGCAAGATGACTGTAGCATGACTACTTGCTGCGGGGATTGCGGGCTTTCCTATATGACAACGGATATCGCCGGTAAGATTTTCATCTACATGCCGTGTCATCATTGCAAGGGAGAGATTTACGAGAAATTCCGCACCGCCTATGCGAAGTTTCACCGGGTAGTAGAGCAAGCACAGCACTTTGAGAGCTTCGTCACCGATAACATGATTGGCCCCAGGCTTGGTGCGGCAACCTTCAAGAGCTTTGAGACTTACGGGACACCCACGGAGATAGGACGGCAGGAGCGTGCCCTTTCTACTTGTAAGGCGTATGCCCATTATTTTGATAACAGAACCGTACAGTGGATGGTTCTGGCCGGTGGATGTGGAACGGGCAAGGGTCATCTGGCCATGAGTATAATGCGTGCGATAATTGAGCGCGGGGAAGGTCCGTGCCGTTTTATCAGCATGGACAGGATGATGCTGGAGATCGGTGAAACCTACCGCAGTGACAGCCCCGTAAGCACAATGAAGTACTTGGATGCCTTGTGT harbors:
- a CDS encoding phage Gp37/Gp68 family protein, with protein sequence MRKRGHNAIGYCHETRNPIGGCLHGCSYCYAHRMSKRFPNLSMEPKFYPERLGKMARELATTEPSRIFVGSMGDMFGDWVPRHWILHVLAVCYILERHRFLFLTKNPARYGEFRLPENCWCGTSIEGGKDDEVARRLEMLAIHAPRERSFISLEPLLTEPSYLLRNHPYRWLIIGGLTGKGARPAPGGWVKNAIYMAKVQDRPVYIKSNAGHPEIVQEFPEGLLL
- a CDS encoding ATP-binding protein codes for the protein MNGVTMEIEKLEALNGDSLRTKMQDTLKDNPILQSLMSELIDLSPAQDDCSMTTCCGDCGLSYMTTDIAGKIFIYMPCHHCKGEIYEKFRTAYAKFHRVVEQAQHFESFVTDNMIGPRLGAATFKSFETYGTPTEIGRQERALSTCKAYAHYFDNRTVQWMVLAGGCGTGKGHLAMSIMRAIIERGEGPCRFISMDRMMLEIGETYRSDSPVSTMKYLDALCEVRLLTIDDLGRNININEHVRGRLFTIINTRNLNMLPTIFTTNLLPKDDDNPERSTLKKVLGQANYERIFDKTTDNLYVPFEWRSYREKK
- a CDS encoding recombinase RecT: MVENKDNTSTEMTTRDKSFTSQLVSTGGTHIGKLLQKRHDIEYFIGQAVISLMGSEKEKEYNIARQHPHQLLKVIGQQAILGLQSSLGLCHIVAFGQTLQLMVDYKGYLEVAHRHPQIKQIIAKAVYEKDEIDIDSARKPPVAHRISLDDDRGKLRGAYAMVEYTNGGFDFRWCPESEILDIRDKYSKAWKAKGKSSVWGQRPSEMYVKTAVNLLWKILPKTDAMHQLYKFDNAASAEMPSDRTPEGETTENLSERMREESARQRGQTTEEPSAPANIEDAQFEETEPATEPPPEKPEKGKKGTTSSKKEKPATNPAAGKKNTFSAKHHQRLADLIEFFGNPKVVDARQTLDIMKFHIGDHTPEDVERIAQLLENGSTN
- a CDS encoding RtcB family protein, whose product is MLSRTAAKAMLSMKNFTSSMEGIYSQSVVESTIDEAPMAYKDASLIESTIGPAAEIVDRLVPLHNLKAC